The following are encoded together in the Culex pipiens pallens isolate TS chromosome 1, TS_CPP_V2, whole genome shotgun sequence genome:
- the LOC120418358 gene encoding general odorant-binding protein 45-like, with protein MKTFKSLLAIVAFSAVSVVLPVQGANHWTPALKKSLSEAQEQCATYLRLDSATVARYIREGYPCEDQVRKLVRCTLLNLNVWDDEIGVKTHAIVNFFTPIQSDTCYQSRTDNCLRENVDPLPIVQVEQRAYQAFQCYYRYYGNVVEEPQYIPNSLETRREFFRDAVTIANIPRPIVEQFSTGKLIDEEHFRDVLYVHCIRAGYYDPKYGFNLKHVATEFNVTDILSEKVEQCQRQVREQCYEEPQRMWQTFKQCHDHQEAGYQIAQLAAKEYLEDTKPLIGEARGTGFVAGFKSSPFPKLNFCYNGQC; from the coding sequence ATGAAGACCTTCAAGAGTTTGTTGGCAATTGTGGCATTCTCAGCGGTCTCCGTAGTTCTTCCAGTGCAAGGTGCCAACCACTGGACGCCAGCCCTGAAGAAGTCCCTGTCCGAGGCCCAGGAACAATGTGCGACATATCTACGCCTGGATTCGGCCACGGTGGCGCGCTACATCCGAGAGGGATATCCGTGTGAGGACCAGGTCCGGAAGCTCGTTCGCTGCACCCTGCTGAACCTGAACGTGTGGGACGACGAAATCGGCGTGAAAACACACGCAATCGTCAACTTCTTCACGCCGATCCAGTCGGACACCTGCTACCAAAGCCGAACCGACAACTGTCTTCGCGAAAACGTAGATCCGCTGCCGATAGTTCAGGTTGAGCAACGCGCCTATCAGGCGTTCCAGTGCTACTATCGATACTACGGCAATGTGGTAGAGGAGCCTCAGTACATCCCAAACAGTCTCGAAACTCGACGTGAATTCTTCCGGGACGCCGTCACGATCGCGAATATCCCCAGACCGATCGTGGAGCAGTTCAGCACCGGAAAGCTGATCGACGAGGAGCACTTTAGGGACGTATTGTACGTGCACTGTATCCGGGCCGGATACTACGATCCCAAGTACGGATTCAACCTGAAGCACGTTGCGACCGAGTTTAACGTCACCGACATTCTGAGCGAAAAGGTGGAACAGTGCCAGCGGCAGGTTCGGGAGCAGTGCTACGAGGAACCCCAGCGGATGTGGCAGACGTTCAAGCAGTGCCACGATCATCAGGAGGCTGGCTACCAAATTGCACAACTTGCTGCCAAGGAATATCTGGAGGATACTAAACCACTTATTGGGGAAGCTCGTGGAACGGGTTTTGTAGCGGGGTTTAAAAGTTCGCCATTCCCGAAACTGAACTTCTGCTACAATGGACAGTGCTGA
- the LOC120418357 gene encoding serine/threonine-protein phosphatase 2A 56 kDa regulatory subunit epsilon isoform: MSSGTFVDRIDPFAKRSLKKKGKKSQGSSRYRSSQDVELQQLPSLKVDCSSLEQEELFIRKLRQCCVSFDFMDPLSDLKGKEIKRAALNDLSAYITHGRGVLTENVYPEIIKMISVNLFRTLPPSENPDFDPEEDDPTLEASWPHLQLVYEVFLRFLESADFQATFGKKVIDQKFVLQLLELFDSEDPRERDFLKTVLHRIYGKFLGLRAFIRKQINNIFLRFIYETEHFNGVGELLEILGSIINGFALPLKAEHKQFLVKVLLPLHKVKVLSLYHAQLAYCVVQFLEKDASLTEPVVRGLLKFWPKTCSQKEVMFLGEIEEILDVIEPPQFVKIQEPLFRQIAKCVSSPHFQVAERALYFWNNEYAMSLIEDNNAVIMPIMFPALYRISKEHWNQTIVALVYNVLKTFMEMNSKLFDELTASYKAERQKEKKREREREELWKRLHELESARRPDAPLVDGGAGSGAAAGGSLAAGAAGSQLNPNALTLSATSTSSSSSPSSVTSASNLTAASQAPPPGSTGTSLQQAGGSATSSATSPNAATNNAAAAAPLSK, from the exons atgTCGTCCGGAACGTTCGTGGACCGGATCGATCCGTTCGCCAAACGGTCGCTCAAGAAGAAGGGTAAAAAATCTCAGGGCTCATCGCGGTACAGGAGTTCACAGGACGTGGAGCTGCAGCAGCTGCCGTCGCTGAAAG TGGACTGCTCCAGCTTAGAGCAGGAGGAGCTGTTCATCCGGAAGCTGCGGCAGTGCTGCGTCTCGTTCGACTTCATGGACCCGCTGTCGGATCTCAAGGGCAAGGAAATCAAGCGGGCGGCGCTGAACGACCTGTCGGCGTACATCACACACGGCCGCGGCGTGCTCACGGAAAACGTCTACCCGGAGATTATCAAAATG ATATCCGTGAACCTGTTCCGCACGCTCCCGCCCAGTGAAAACCCGGACTTTGACCCGGAGGAGGACGACCCGACGCTCGAGGCGTCCTGGCCCCATCTGCAGCTGGTGTACGAGGTGTTCCTACGCTTCCTAGAGTCGGCCGACTTCCAGGCGACGTTCGGCAAGAAGGTGATCGACCAGAAGTTTGTCCTACAG CTGCTGGAGCTGTTCGATTCCGAGGATCCGAGAGagcgtgattttttgaaaaccgtATTGCATCGTATATATGGCAAATTTTTAGGATTACGTGCTTTTATTCGTAAGCAAATAAAcaacatatttctacgttttaTATACGAAACGGAACATTTCAACGGAGTCGGCGAGCTGCTGGAGATCTTGGGAAG CATAATCAACGGTTTCGCCCTGCCGCTGAAGGCGGAACACAAGCAGTTCCTGGTGAAGGTGCTGCTGCCGCTGCACAAGGTCAAGGTGTTATCGCTGTACCACGCCCAGCTCGCGTACTGCGTCGTGCAGTTCCTCGAGAAGGACGCCTCGCTGACGGAGCCGGTCGTGCGCGGGCTGCTCAAGTTCTGGCCAAAGACGTGCTCCCAGAAGGAGGTGATGTTCCTGGGGGAGATCGAGGAAATTCTGGACGTGATCGAGCCGCCCCAGTTCGTCAAGATCCAGGAGCCGCTGTTCCGGCAGATCGCCAAGTGCGTGTCGAGTCCGCACTTTCAG gtcGCCGAGCGGGCACTCTACTTCTGGAACAATGAGTACGCGATGTCGCTGATCGAGGACAACAACGCCGTCATCATGCCGATCATGTTCCCGGCCCTGTACCGGATCAGCAAGGAGCACTGGAACCAGACGATCGTCGCCCTCGTCTACAACGTGCTGAAAACGTTCATGGAGATGAACTCGAAGCTGTTTGACGAGCTGACCGCGAGCTACAAGGCGGAACGGCAGAA agAAAAGAAACGAGAGCGGGAACGGGAAGAGCTGTGGAAGCGACTGCATGAGCTCGAGAGTGCCCGCCGGCCGGACGCGCCCCTAGTCGACGGTGGTGCCGGCAGCGGAGCAGCCGCCGGAGGATCGCTGGCCGCCGGAGCCGCCGGATCGCAACTAAATCCCAACGCCCTGACGCTATCTGCCACGTCGACATCGTCGTCCTCGTCGCCGTCGTCCGTTACATCCGCTAGCAATCTGACCGCCGCGTCCCAGGCGCCACCACCCGGCTCGACCGGAACTAGCCTGCAGCAGGCCGGCGGTTCCGCAACATCCTCCGCCACGTCCCCCAATGCCGCCACCAAcaatgccgccgccgccgcgccGTTAAGCAAGTGA